One part of the Solanum dulcamara chromosome 3, daSolDulc1.2, whole genome shotgun sequence genome encodes these proteins:
- the LOC129882466 gene encoding regulatory-associated protein of TOR 1-like isoform X1, with the protein MALGDLMASRFSHSSAALDEFGNEDGERSNNVRDSDTASSSYVGGGVADNAMTTTTSMAYFPQTIVLCELRHDGFEDSVPSGPSDTGLVSKWRPRDRPVQRWRFEQEISAFAVCVLMKTGCVALVLCLNISVDPPDVIKISPCARMECWVDPFSMAPQKALETIGRTLNQQYERWQPRAKYKISLDPTVDEVKKLCTTCRKYAKSERVLFHYNGHGVPKPTANGEIWLFNKSYTQYIPLPISDLDSWLKTPSIYVFDCSAAGMIVNAFIELQDWTASGSSGTSTRDCILLAACEAHETLPQSAEFPADVFTSCLTTPIKMALRWFCTRSLLHESLDYSLIDRIPGRQTDRKTLLGELNWIFTAVTDTIAWNVLPHDLFQRLFRQDLLVASLFRNFLLAERIMRSANCSPISYPMLPPTHQHHMWDAWDMAAEICLSQLPTLVEDPNAEFQPSPFFTEQLTAFEVWLDHGSKDKKPPEQLPIVLQVLLSQCHRFRALVLLGRFLDMGPWAVDLALSVGIFPYVIKLLQTTTPELRQILVFIWTKILALDKSCQVDLVKDGGHTYFIRFLDSMEAYPEQRAMAAFVLAVIVDGHRRGQEACTEAGLIHVCLKHLQGSTPNDAQTEPLFLQWLCLCLGKLWEDFTEAQVLGLQADAPAIFAPLLSEPQPEVRAAAIFALGTLLDVGFDSARDGVGGDEDCDDEEKVRTEVGIIKSLLSVASDGSPLVRAEVAVALARFAFGHNKHLKSVAAAYWKPQSNSLLTSLPSFAVKSSSSGYTTPTHCISHGSRVPSPIAPLLRVGGESQSISRDGRVTTSSPLATPGVIHGSPLSDDSSQLSDSGILNDAVTNGVVNHTRSRPLDNALYSQCVLAMCALAKDPSPRIAGLGRRVLSIIGIEQVVAKSVKSTGESTTVPNSGYAGLARSSSWFDMNGGHLPLTFRTPPVSPPRPSYLTGMRRVCSLEFRPHLMHSQDSGLADPLLGSAGSSGPSERSFLPQSAIYNWSCGHFSKPLLTAADDSEEMIARREEKEKLALDLIAKCQHSSVSKLHNQIASWDTKFETGTKTALLQPFSPIVIAADESERIRVWNYEEATLLNSFDNHSYPDKGISKLCLVNELDESLLLVASSDGNIRIWKDYTVRGRQRLVSAFSSIQGHRPGVRSLNAVVDWQQQSGYLFSSGEVSSIMAWDLDKEQLVNTIPTSSDCSISALSASQVHAGHFAAGFMDGCVKLFDIRIPELLVCASRPHTQRVERVVGIGFQPGLEPAKIVSASQAGDIQFLDMRNLKEAYLTIDAHRGSLTALAVHRHAPLIASGSAKQLIKVFNLEGEQLGTIRYLSTFMAQKIGSVRCLTFHPYQVLLAAGAADSCVSIYADEIAPTR; encoded by the exons ATGGCATTGGGGGATTTGATGGCGTCGAGGTTTTCACATTCATCAGCAGCTTTGGATGAGTTTGGCAATGAGGATGGAGAAAGGAGTAATAATGTTAGAGATTCGGACACTGCTAGTAGTAGCTATGTTGGTGGTGGGGTTGCTGATAATGCGATGACGACGACGACAAGTATGGCTTATTTTCCGCAGACAATTGTCTTGTGTGAGCTTAGGCATGATGGTTTTGAGGATTCTGTTCCTTCTGGTCCATCTGACACCGGGTTGGTCTCTAAATGGCGGCCTAGGGACCGA CCAGTTCAAAGATGGAGGTTCGAACAAGAGATTTCAGCCTTTGCAGTTTGTGTTTTG ATGAAGACGGGAtgtgttgcccttgttttgtgTTTAAACATCAGCGTTGATCCACCCGATGTAATAAAGATATCTCCTTGTGCTCGAATGGAGTGTTGGGTTG ATCCATTTTCGATGGCACCTCAAAAAGCACTGGAGACAATTGGGAGAACTTTGAACCAACAATATGAGAGGTGGCAACCTAGG GCTAAGTATAAGATTTCCTTGGATCCTACTGTTGATGAAGTCAAGAAACTTTGCACAACTTGTCGGAAGTATGCTAAGTCAGAACGAGTTCTATTCCATTATAATGGACATGGTGTTCCTAAACCTACAGCCAATGGTGAAATTTGGCTATTTAATAAG AGTTATACGCAGTATATTCCTTTGCCAATCAGCGACCTGGATTCCTGGTTGAAGACACCATCGATCTATGTGTTTGACTGCTCTGCTGCTGGGATGATTGTTAATGCCTTCATAGAG cttcaggacTGGACTGCTTCTGGTTCTTCTGGAACTTCTACAAGGGATTGTATTCTGCTTGCTGCTTGTGAAGCACATGAGACCCTTCCACAGAGTGCTGAGTTTCCAGCCGATGTATTCACTTCCTGCCTCACAACACCCATCAAAATGGCATTGAGATG GTTTTGCACTCGTTCATTGCTTCATGAGTCGCTTGATTACTCTCTGATTGATAGAATTCCTGGCCGGCAAACTGATCGGAAGACACTTCTTGGCGAACTGAATTGGATTTTTACTGCAGTTACTGACACAATTGCCTGGAATGTTCTACCACATG ATCTATTTCAGAGATTGTTCAGGCAAGATCTGTTAGTTGCTAGTTTGTTCAGAAACTTCTTACTTGCTGAAAGAATCATGCGCTCTGCAAATTGTTCACCAATTTCATACCCGATGCTACCACCTACACATCAGCACCATATGTG GGATGCATGGGACATGGCAGCAGAAATCTGTCTTTCACAGCTTCCAACTTTAGTTGAGGATCCCAATGCAGAATTTCAG CCAAGTCCATTTTTCACAGAGCAGTTGACAGCTTTTGAAGTATGGCTTGACCATGGATCAAAGGATAAAAAGCCTCCAGAGCAGTTGCCCATAGTGTTACAG GTGTTACTTAGTCAATGCCACAGGTTTCGTGCACTTGTACTTCTTGGAAGATTTCTCGATATGGGACCTTGGGCTGTAGATCTG GCCTTGTCTGTAGGAATATTTCCTTATGTTATAAAACTTTTGCAAACCACCACTCCAGAACTTAGACAAATTCTTGTCTTCATCTGGACGAAGATCCTTGCACTCGATAAG TCTTGTCAGGTTGACCTCGTAAAGGATGGAGGACATACATATTTCATTAGATTTCTTGACAGTATGGAGGCTTATCCAGAACAAAGGGCAATGGCTGCATTTGTTTTGGCTGTCATTGTGGATGGTCACAGAAGGGGTCAGGAGGCCTGTACTGAAGCAGGTCTTATACATGTCTGCCTGAAGCATCTTCAGGGATCGACGCCTAATGATGCACAAACTGAACCACTTTTTCTTCAATGGCTGTGCCTTTGTCTGGGAAAACTGTGGGAGGATTTCACAGAGGCACAAGTACTAGGTTTGCAGGCCGATGCGCCAGCAATATTTGCGCCTCTGCTGTCTGAGCCCCAACCTGAG GTGCGTGCAGCAGCTATTTTTGCTCTAGGGACTTTACTTGATGTTGGATTTGACTCAGCTAGGGATGGTGTTGGAGGAGATGAAGACTGTGATGATGAGGAGAAGGTTAGGACTGAAGTCGGTATAATTAAGAGCCTTTTAAGTGTTGCTTCTGATGGAAGCCCTTTGGTTCGAGCGGAGGTTGCTGTAG CTTTGGCACGTTTTGCTTTTGGGCATAACAAGCATCTGAAGTCAGTAGCCGCTGCATATTGGAAGCCTCAGTCTAATTCCTTGCTAACTTCCTTGCCTTCTTTCGCGGTCAAGAGTTCAAGTAGTGGTTATACAACCCCGACTCACTGTATTTCACATGGAAGTAGAGTTCCGTCTCCTATTGCTCCTTTATTGAGAGTGGGGGGTGAGAGTCAGTCCATATCTCGGGATGGGAGAGTGACAACCAGCAGCCCCCTTGCAACACCCGGCGTCATACATGGATCTCCTTTATCCGATGATTCCTCTCAACTTTCTGATTCCGGAATCTTGAATGATGCTGTTACCAATGGTGTTGTAAATCATACAAGATCAAGGCCTCTAGACAATGCACTCTATTCTCAGTGTGTACTGGCTATGTGTGCCTTGGCAAAGGATCCGTCACCACGTATTGCAGGTCTTGGCCGGAGAGTCCTTTCCATTATCGGGATTGAACAGGTTGTTGCCAAATCTGTTAAGTCAACTGGTGAATCCACAACAGTTCCAAACTCTGGTTATGCTGGATTGGCTCGATCTTCGTCTTGGTTTGACATGAATGGAG GACAtttacctctaacttttagaacTCCTCCTGTTAGTCCCCCGCGGCCTAGCTACTTGACAGGAATGCGAAGAGTTTGTTCTTTAGAGTTCAGACCCCACCTAATGCATTCTCAAGACTCAGGATTAGCTGACCCATTGTTGGGGTCTGCTGGATCTTCTGGACCTTCAGAACGCAGTTTTCTTCCCCAATCAGCCATCTACAACTGGAGTTGTGGCCACTTCTCAAAGCCACTTCTTACTGCAGCTGATGATAGTGAAGAGATGATTGCTAGAAGGGAAGAGAAGGAAAAGTTGGCCCTTGACCTCATTGCAAAGTGTCAACACTCTT CAGTAAGCAAACTACACAATCAAATCGCTAGTTGGGATACTAAGTTTGAGACTGGCACCAAAACTGCTTTGCTGCAGCCCTTCTCTCCTATTGTTATTGCTGCAGATGAGAGTGAAAGAATCAG GGTATGGAATTATGAGGAGGCAACCCTTCTTAACAGCTTTGATAATCACAGTTACCCTGATAAAGGAATTTCAAAGCTGTGCCTCGTCAATGAGCTAGATGAGAGTCTGCTCCTTGTTGCTTCAA GTGATGGGAACATCCGGATTTGGAAAGACTATACTGTAAGAGGCCGACAAAGACTAGTTTCTGCATTCTCTTCCATTCAAGGTCACAGACCTGGTGTCCGTAGTTTGAACGCTGTTGTGGATTGGCAGCAGCAGTCTGGATATCTG TTTTCATCTGGTGAAGTTTCGTCAATCATGGCTTGGGATCTTGACAAAGAACAGCTTGTTAATACAATTCCAACATCCTCAGATTGCAGCATCTCAGCATTG TCAGCTTCTCAAGTTCACGCAGGACACTTTGCTGCTGGCTTTATGGATGGATGTGTCAAACTATTTGATATTCGAATTCCTGAACT GCTTGTTTGTGCATCACGACCACACACCCAAAGAGTAGAGAGAGTAGTGGGAATCGGCTTTCAACCTGGACTTGAACCAGCAAAG ATCGTCAGTGCCTCTCAAGCTGGTGATATTCAGTTCCTTGATATGAGAAATCTCAAGGAAGCTTACTTAACAATTGATGCTCATAGGGGATCACTAACGGCCCTAGCTGTTCATCGTCATGCACCCCTTATAGCAAGTGGTTCAGCTAAACAGCTTATCAAAGTCTTCAACCTGGAAGGTGAGCAATTAGGCACCATCAGATATTTGTCCACCTTCATGGCTCAGAAGATAGGTTCAGTCAGATGTCTTACGTTCCACCCCTATCAAGTACTGCTCGCTGCTGGAGCAGCAGATTCTTGTGTTTCAATCTATGCTGATGAAATCGCCCCAACAAGATAA
- the LOC129882466 gene encoding regulatory-associated protein of TOR 1-like isoform X2 codes for MALGDLMASRFSHSSAALDEFGNEDGERSNNVRDSDTASSSYVGGGVADNAMTTTTSMAYFPQTIVLCELRHDGFEDSVPSGPSDTGLVSKWRPRDRPVQRWRFEQEISAFAVCVLMKTGCVALVLCLNISVDPPDVIKISPCARMECWVDPFSMAPQKALETIGRTLNQQYERWQPRAKYKISLDPTVDEVKKLCTTCRKYAKSERVLFHYNGHGVPKPTANGEIWLFNKSYTQYIPLPISDLDSWLKTPSIYVFDCSAAGMIVNAFIELQDWTASGSSGTSTRDCILLAACEAHETLPQSAEFPADVFTSCLTTPIKMALRWFCTRSLLHESLDYSLIDRIPGRQTDRKTLLGELNWIFTAVTDTIAWNVLPHDLFQRLFRQDLLVASLFRNFLLAERIMRSANCSPISYPMLPPTHQHHMWDAWDMAAEICLSQLPTLVEDPNAEFQPSPFFTEQLTAFEVWLDHGSKDKKPPEQLPIVLQVLLSQCHRFRALVLLGRFLDMGPWAVDLALSVGIFPYVIKLLQTTTPELRQILVFIWTKILALDKSCQVDLVKDGGHTYFIRFLDSMEAYPEQRAMAAFVLAVIVDGHRRGQEACTEAGLIHVCLKHLQGSTPNDAQTEPLFLQWLCLCLGKLWEDFTEAQVLGLQADAPAIFAPLLSEPQPEVRAAAIFALGTLLDVGFDSARDGVGGDEDCDDEEKVRTEVGIIKSLLSVASDGSPLVRAEVAVALARFAFGHNKHLKSVAAAYWKPQSNSLLTSLPSFAVKSSSSGYTTPTHCISHGSRVPSPIAPLLRVGGESQSISRDGRVTTSSPLATPGVIHGSPLSDDSSQLSDSGILNDAVTNGVVNHTRSRPLDNALYSQCVLAMCALAKDPSPRIAGLGRRVLSIIGIEQVVAKSVKSTGESTTVPNSGYAGLARSSSWFDMNGGHLPLTFRTPPVSPPRPSYLTGMRRVCSLEFRPHLMHSQDSGLADPLLGSAGSSGPSERSFLPQSAIYNWSCGHFSKPLLTAADDSEEMIARREEKEKLALDLIAKCQHSLSKLHNQIASWDTKFETGTKTALLQPFSPIVIAADESERIRVWNYEEATLLNSFDNHSYPDKGISKLCLVNELDESLLLVASSDGNIRIWKDYTVRGRQRLVSAFSSIQGHRPGVRSLNAVVDWQQQSGYLFSSGEVSSIMAWDLDKEQLVNTIPTSSDCSISALSASQVHAGHFAAGFMDGCVKLFDIRIPELLVCASRPHTQRVERVVGIGFQPGLEPAKIVSASQAGDIQFLDMRNLKEAYLTIDAHRGSLTALAVHRHAPLIASGSAKQLIKVFNLEGEQLGTIRYLSTFMAQKIGSVRCLTFHPYQVLLAAGAADSCVSIYADEIAPTR; via the exons ATGGCATTGGGGGATTTGATGGCGTCGAGGTTTTCACATTCATCAGCAGCTTTGGATGAGTTTGGCAATGAGGATGGAGAAAGGAGTAATAATGTTAGAGATTCGGACACTGCTAGTAGTAGCTATGTTGGTGGTGGGGTTGCTGATAATGCGATGACGACGACGACAAGTATGGCTTATTTTCCGCAGACAATTGTCTTGTGTGAGCTTAGGCATGATGGTTTTGAGGATTCTGTTCCTTCTGGTCCATCTGACACCGGGTTGGTCTCTAAATGGCGGCCTAGGGACCGA CCAGTTCAAAGATGGAGGTTCGAACAAGAGATTTCAGCCTTTGCAGTTTGTGTTTTG ATGAAGACGGGAtgtgttgcccttgttttgtgTTTAAACATCAGCGTTGATCCACCCGATGTAATAAAGATATCTCCTTGTGCTCGAATGGAGTGTTGGGTTG ATCCATTTTCGATGGCACCTCAAAAAGCACTGGAGACAATTGGGAGAACTTTGAACCAACAATATGAGAGGTGGCAACCTAGG GCTAAGTATAAGATTTCCTTGGATCCTACTGTTGATGAAGTCAAGAAACTTTGCACAACTTGTCGGAAGTATGCTAAGTCAGAACGAGTTCTATTCCATTATAATGGACATGGTGTTCCTAAACCTACAGCCAATGGTGAAATTTGGCTATTTAATAAG AGTTATACGCAGTATATTCCTTTGCCAATCAGCGACCTGGATTCCTGGTTGAAGACACCATCGATCTATGTGTTTGACTGCTCTGCTGCTGGGATGATTGTTAATGCCTTCATAGAG cttcaggacTGGACTGCTTCTGGTTCTTCTGGAACTTCTACAAGGGATTGTATTCTGCTTGCTGCTTGTGAAGCACATGAGACCCTTCCACAGAGTGCTGAGTTTCCAGCCGATGTATTCACTTCCTGCCTCACAACACCCATCAAAATGGCATTGAGATG GTTTTGCACTCGTTCATTGCTTCATGAGTCGCTTGATTACTCTCTGATTGATAGAATTCCTGGCCGGCAAACTGATCGGAAGACACTTCTTGGCGAACTGAATTGGATTTTTACTGCAGTTACTGACACAATTGCCTGGAATGTTCTACCACATG ATCTATTTCAGAGATTGTTCAGGCAAGATCTGTTAGTTGCTAGTTTGTTCAGAAACTTCTTACTTGCTGAAAGAATCATGCGCTCTGCAAATTGTTCACCAATTTCATACCCGATGCTACCACCTACACATCAGCACCATATGTG GGATGCATGGGACATGGCAGCAGAAATCTGTCTTTCACAGCTTCCAACTTTAGTTGAGGATCCCAATGCAGAATTTCAG CCAAGTCCATTTTTCACAGAGCAGTTGACAGCTTTTGAAGTATGGCTTGACCATGGATCAAAGGATAAAAAGCCTCCAGAGCAGTTGCCCATAGTGTTACAG GTGTTACTTAGTCAATGCCACAGGTTTCGTGCACTTGTACTTCTTGGAAGATTTCTCGATATGGGACCTTGGGCTGTAGATCTG GCCTTGTCTGTAGGAATATTTCCTTATGTTATAAAACTTTTGCAAACCACCACTCCAGAACTTAGACAAATTCTTGTCTTCATCTGGACGAAGATCCTTGCACTCGATAAG TCTTGTCAGGTTGACCTCGTAAAGGATGGAGGACATACATATTTCATTAGATTTCTTGACAGTATGGAGGCTTATCCAGAACAAAGGGCAATGGCTGCATTTGTTTTGGCTGTCATTGTGGATGGTCACAGAAGGGGTCAGGAGGCCTGTACTGAAGCAGGTCTTATACATGTCTGCCTGAAGCATCTTCAGGGATCGACGCCTAATGATGCACAAACTGAACCACTTTTTCTTCAATGGCTGTGCCTTTGTCTGGGAAAACTGTGGGAGGATTTCACAGAGGCACAAGTACTAGGTTTGCAGGCCGATGCGCCAGCAATATTTGCGCCTCTGCTGTCTGAGCCCCAACCTGAG GTGCGTGCAGCAGCTATTTTTGCTCTAGGGACTTTACTTGATGTTGGATTTGACTCAGCTAGGGATGGTGTTGGAGGAGATGAAGACTGTGATGATGAGGAGAAGGTTAGGACTGAAGTCGGTATAATTAAGAGCCTTTTAAGTGTTGCTTCTGATGGAAGCCCTTTGGTTCGAGCGGAGGTTGCTGTAG CTTTGGCACGTTTTGCTTTTGGGCATAACAAGCATCTGAAGTCAGTAGCCGCTGCATATTGGAAGCCTCAGTCTAATTCCTTGCTAACTTCCTTGCCTTCTTTCGCGGTCAAGAGTTCAAGTAGTGGTTATACAACCCCGACTCACTGTATTTCACATGGAAGTAGAGTTCCGTCTCCTATTGCTCCTTTATTGAGAGTGGGGGGTGAGAGTCAGTCCATATCTCGGGATGGGAGAGTGACAACCAGCAGCCCCCTTGCAACACCCGGCGTCATACATGGATCTCCTTTATCCGATGATTCCTCTCAACTTTCTGATTCCGGAATCTTGAATGATGCTGTTACCAATGGTGTTGTAAATCATACAAGATCAAGGCCTCTAGACAATGCACTCTATTCTCAGTGTGTACTGGCTATGTGTGCCTTGGCAAAGGATCCGTCACCACGTATTGCAGGTCTTGGCCGGAGAGTCCTTTCCATTATCGGGATTGAACAGGTTGTTGCCAAATCTGTTAAGTCAACTGGTGAATCCACAACAGTTCCAAACTCTGGTTATGCTGGATTGGCTCGATCTTCGTCTTGGTTTGACATGAATGGAG GACAtttacctctaacttttagaacTCCTCCTGTTAGTCCCCCGCGGCCTAGCTACTTGACAGGAATGCGAAGAGTTTGTTCTTTAGAGTTCAGACCCCACCTAATGCATTCTCAAGACTCAGGATTAGCTGACCCATTGTTGGGGTCTGCTGGATCTTCTGGACCTTCAGAACGCAGTTTTCTTCCCCAATCAGCCATCTACAACTGGAGTTGTGGCCACTTCTCAAAGCCACTTCTTACTGCAGCTGATGATAGTGAAGAGATGATTGCTAGAAGGGAAGAGAAGGAAAAGTTGGCCCTTGACCTCATTGCAAAGTGTCAACACTCTT TAAGCAAACTACACAATCAAATCGCTAGTTGGGATACTAAGTTTGAGACTGGCACCAAAACTGCTTTGCTGCAGCCCTTCTCTCCTATTGTTATTGCTGCAGATGAGAGTGAAAGAATCAG GGTATGGAATTATGAGGAGGCAACCCTTCTTAACAGCTTTGATAATCACAGTTACCCTGATAAAGGAATTTCAAAGCTGTGCCTCGTCAATGAGCTAGATGAGAGTCTGCTCCTTGTTGCTTCAA GTGATGGGAACATCCGGATTTGGAAAGACTATACTGTAAGAGGCCGACAAAGACTAGTTTCTGCATTCTCTTCCATTCAAGGTCACAGACCTGGTGTCCGTAGTTTGAACGCTGTTGTGGATTGGCAGCAGCAGTCTGGATATCTG TTTTCATCTGGTGAAGTTTCGTCAATCATGGCTTGGGATCTTGACAAAGAACAGCTTGTTAATACAATTCCAACATCCTCAGATTGCAGCATCTCAGCATTG TCAGCTTCTCAAGTTCACGCAGGACACTTTGCTGCTGGCTTTATGGATGGATGTGTCAAACTATTTGATATTCGAATTCCTGAACT GCTTGTTTGTGCATCACGACCACACACCCAAAGAGTAGAGAGAGTAGTGGGAATCGGCTTTCAACCTGGACTTGAACCAGCAAAG ATCGTCAGTGCCTCTCAAGCTGGTGATATTCAGTTCCTTGATATGAGAAATCTCAAGGAAGCTTACTTAACAATTGATGCTCATAGGGGATCACTAACGGCCCTAGCTGTTCATCGTCATGCACCCCTTATAGCAAGTGGTTCAGCTAAACAGCTTATCAAAGTCTTCAACCTGGAAGGTGAGCAATTAGGCACCATCAGATATTTGTCCACCTTCATGGCTCAGAAGATAGGTTCAGTCAGATGTCTTACGTTCCACCCCTATCAAGTACTGCTCGCTGCTGGAGCAGCAGATTCTTGTGTTTCAATCTATGCTGATGAAATCGCCCCAACAAGATAA